From the Paraflavitalea soli genome, the window CCTGGCTGATACTGCCGGCTTTGCCGATGCACTGGCCCTCGGTCAGGGTGCTGGTACCTTTGCCATTATAGATGATGTGGAAGGCGATCTGACCAAAACAGTCATACCTGCCGTGTCTGCTACCGATGCCGACAACAAGATCTACATCCTGAAACCCTCCAATGGTATGGTGGCCGCCGCCCGCGATTGGTATAAGATCCGCATCACCCGCAATGGCTCCAATTATAAATTACAGTACGCCAAACTCTCCGAAACTATTATAAAGACCATCGATGTAGTAAAGGATGCAGCCTACAATTTCAAATATGTATCACTCGCCGCCAATGGCCCTGTAACAGTAGAGCCCGCCAAAGCCAATTGGGATATCCAGTGGACCCTTACTACTTACAAAGCCTCACCCACTATTCCTTATACCTATTCTGATTATGTATACATCAATTACCTGGCTGGTGTGCAGGCCGCTGAAGTCCTGACCACTACCAGCAGTTTTGATGCTTATGCAGAAACAACTATTGCCAGCACTGCTTTCAGCAGCAGCAAAGTGGTGATTGGTGGCAATTGGCGCAATACCCAGGCTCCCATTGGTGTGAAGACAGACCGTTTCTATGTAATTAAAGATGCAGCCGGTAATGTATACAAACTGCGCTTCATCAGCTTCCACGCTTCCGATGGCGGCGTAAGGGGTTATCCAAAGATTGAATACAAACTGGTTAAGAAAGCATAGTGTTCATTCTCTCTTCTTTGTCATTTCGACATTCTTTGTCATTTCGACCGAAGGGAGAAATCTGCTATCGAAGTAGCGGGTTCGAAGCTAACGAAAACGATTCACCATTCATCAAGAACAACCAATGGCAAACAAGAAACGATACCTTCTTCCTCTTGCTTTATTTTTCCTCTTTTCATCTCTTAGCGCCCAGCAGCGCATCGTATCCCTCAGCGGGGCCATCAGCGAAATGCTCTGCGCCTTATCATTGGAG encodes:
- a CDS encoding HmuY family protein; protein product: MSITIKLSKRLLCAGFILVLASCDKDDKITIPPPSDGKTETLNGGPGGANAANSVFLDLSTDKQDSVNRTTWDLGFYSGTDFRVIINNTTAATAKAINKTDFAQVNLADTAGFADALALGQGAGTFAIIDDVEGDLTKTVIPAVSATDADNKIYILKPSNGMVAAARDWYKIRITRNGSNYKLQYAKLSETIIKTIDVVKDAAYNFKYVSLAANGPVTVEPAKANWDIQWTLTTYKASPTIPYTYSDYVYINYLAGVQAAEVLTTTSSFDAYAETTIASTAFSSSKVVIGGNWRNTQAPIGVKTDRFYVIKDAAGNVYKLRFISFHASDGGVRGYPKIEYKLVKKA